In one Syntrophorhabdus sp. genomic region, the following are encoded:
- a CDS encoding sugar phosphate isomerase/epimerase: protein IRRIKKLDVGVEVYFNNDTIVEVDEAHVTETGKILRGEGIQCSVHAPFMDLSPGAVDRDVRTITKEKLKKTVAMANHLGALGVVCHPGYDRWRFGDYIDIWLEGSVDTWSEVLAVAGDKIPIMLENVFEEEPLSFLELFKCMKPKNMYFCFDSGHFNLFTKVSLEVWLSQLGNYVREMHLHDNHGTRDDHFPIGEGIFPFRELKGFLKARGDEIVLTAEVHDESRATEAIKNLKEYVA, encoded by the coding sequence TATCAGGCGGATAAAGAAGCTCGATGTGGGTGTGGAGGTGTATTTCAACAACGACACCATCGTCGAGGTGGACGAGGCGCATGTGACGGAAACGGGGAAGATACTCCGGGGAGAAGGGATACAGTGCAGCGTCCATGCACCCTTCATGGACCTCAGCCCCGGTGCCGTCGACCGGGACGTGAGGACCATTACGAAGGAGAAGTTGAAGAAAACGGTCGCGATGGCCAACCATCTCGGCGCCCTGGGCGTAGTCTGTCACCCGGGGTACGACAGATGGCGGTTTGGAGACTATATCGATATCTGGCTGGAGGGAAGCGTCGATACGTGGAGCGAGGTCCTGGCGGTGGCGGGCGACAAGATCCCCATCATGCTGGAGAACGTTTTCGAAGAGGAACCGCTGAGCTTCCTCGAGCTTTTCAAGTGTATGAAGCCAAAAAATATGTATTTTTGCTTTGATTCAGGACACTTCAATCTATTTACTAAAGTATCGCTTGAAGTATGGCTCTCACAACTTGGTAATTATGTAAGAGAAATGCACTTACACGACAATCATGGCACGAGGGATGACCATTTCCCCATCGGGGAGGGAATCTTTCCCTTCCGGGAACTGAAGGGTTTTCTCAAGGCCCGGGGTGATGAGATCGTATTGACTGCTGAGGTCCACGACGAGTCTCGCGCGACTGAGGCAATAAAAAATCTAAAGGAGTACGTGGCATAG